Proteins from a single region of Hymenobacter aquaticus:
- a CDS encoding response regulator, translated as MEKLSTDVSNIAVLVVDDHPLVVAGISTLLRKEEDIRIAAVANSGSEALALLAQHPEITVALLDLNMPHMSGVELIRAVRQRYSQVQILILSTFQDHASVADVLEAGGSGYLLKSTSPQELSAAIRAVAAGQRYFGQEVTATMVQNMEIQASHATRSSPPVVELTSREAEILQLIAQEHSNQHIAEQLFISERTVESHRKNMLTKTKSKSVIGLIRYALRNKLIP; from the coding sequence ATGGAGAAATTAAGTACCGACGTTTCCAATATCGCAGTGCTGGTCGTAGACGACCATCCACTGGTCGTTGCTGGTATCAGCACGCTGTTGCGGAAGGAAGAGGATATCCGGATTGCGGCGGTGGCTAACAGCGGCAGTGAGGCCCTGGCGCTGCTGGCGCAACACCCCGAAATCACCGTGGCCCTGCTCGATCTGAACATGCCGCACATGAGCGGCGTGGAGCTTATTCGGGCCGTTCGCCAGCGTTATTCCCAGGTGCAGATTCTGATTCTGAGCACGTTTCAGGATCATGCTTCCGTGGCCGACGTGCTGGAAGCCGGCGGCTCGGGGTACCTGCTGAAAAGTACCAGCCCGCAGGAGCTAAGCGCCGCCATTCGGGCGGTGGCGGCCGGGCAGCGCTATTTTGGGCAGGAAGTAACGGCCACTATGGTGCAGAATATGGAGATTCAGGCCAGTCATGCCACCCGAAGCTCACCGCCCGTCGTGGAGCTGACGAGCCGCGAGGCTGAAATCCTGCAACTCATCGCGCAGGAGCATTCCAACCAGCATATTGCCGAGCAGCTCTTCATCAGCGAAAGAACCGTGGAGTCGCACCGCAAAAACATGCTAACCAAAACCAAGTCGAAGTCGGTGATTGGCTTGATCCGGTACGCGCTACGCAACAAGCTCATTCCGTAA
- a CDS encoding DUF6929 family protein: MKATILRQIDLPKLPSASGIEIVGDTAYIIGDDSPYLYSFAAQSLVAGHSLMLFETAHFSSGRIPKDRKPDLESLTAITDAGGETGLLVLGSGATAAREQGFWVALPAGPGSATVQPVSLSRLYATLRQTLPAGIVLNLEAAAATATELLLFQRTVGATAGNIVYRLPLLPALNCLRHQGPVPAVRQQHYELPTLQGKPAGFSGACTFDNTVFITASVEDTMDAVADGEVLGSFVGLLPAEQQAPLRMAHLVLPDGRPYRGKVESVVVRRALSAARYEALLVTDDDAGGSTAVVVELNLS; this comes from the coding sequence ATGAAAGCTACCATTCTCCGCCAGATTGACCTGCCCAAGCTACCCTCGGCCTCGGGAATTGAAATAGTCGGCGACACGGCCTACATCATCGGCGACGACTCGCCGTACCTGTACAGCTTCGCGGCGCAGTCGTTGGTGGCGGGCCACAGTCTGATGCTGTTCGAAACGGCCCACTTCAGCTCCGGCCGCATTCCGAAGGACCGCAAGCCCGACCTGGAAAGCCTGACGGCCATTACCGATGCCGGGGGCGAAACCGGCCTGCTGGTGCTGGGCTCGGGGGCCACGGCGGCCCGGGAGCAGGGTTTCTGGGTGGCGCTGCCCGCCGGGCCGGGCTCGGCCACGGTGCAGCCCGTGTCGCTGAGCCGCCTGTACGCCACGTTGCGGCAGACGCTGCCGGCTGGTATCGTGCTGAACCTGGAAGCGGCGGCGGCTACGGCCACCGAGCTGCTGCTGTTTCAGCGGACCGTGGGCGCCACGGCCGGCAACATCGTGTACCGGCTGCCGCTGCTGCCGGCCCTGAATTGCCTGCGCCACCAGGGTCCGGTGCCGGCCGTGCGGCAGCAGCACTACGAACTGCCCACGCTACAGGGCAAGCCCGCGGGCTTCTCCGGCGCCTGCACCTTCGACAACACCGTGTTTATCACCGCTTCAGTAGAGGATACTATGGATGCCGTGGCCGATGGGGAGGTGCTGGGCAGCTTCGTGGGGCTTTTGCCGGCCGAGCAGCAGGCTCCGCTGCGAATGGCCCACCTGGTGCTGCCCGATGGCCGGCCTTACCGGGGCAAAGTGGAAAGTGTGGTCGTGCGCCGCGCCCTGAGTGCCGCCCGCTACGAAGCCCTGCTGGTAACGGACGACGACGCGGGTGGCTCCACGGCCGTAGTAGTAGAGCTGAATCTTAGCTAG
- a CDS encoding RICIN domain-containing protein yields the protein MRRFLFSFFLLPLLLHATGTVAQSAAFVPDENAWYGVVARGSGRSLDIAGASTEAGAGVVQWEFTHASSQQWRFVRITPGGEYFRLEAKHSTKCLTVEKPDENAALVQRPWSGSFYQQWKLVPAGPIGSYELVSRGNDKCAAVASSDKFNGTPIVAQRSANRATQQWRLFKLRLNLDPSQPGFGAAQPLTSLNTPGNELHPVLTPDGKTLYLARTKYAGNLEGNTDSGDIWVSQSADGQSWAPAVRLDALNTRQNNGVMSVVGPQGDLLLVRGSYGRDGSFLDEGASLVPRDGGMKAKATRPAVLDIANYYSAGAATTFFMSADQKLLLLSLERGDSFGGNDIYVSRALTDGSWSEPQSLGGVLNSPGFEFAPWLAPDGRTLYFASYGHAGYGSADIFVSTRLDDSWSKWSEPRNLGPTLNGPGFDAYFMLSADGKQAYYASSRTPNGPADLFRTAASGVAPADTVRTAAPTVAQRMMLTGKVLDAKTRTPVKAEVKAIRLDNDIAFNATLRTDASGVFQFSLPAGRYRLSAASPGFLASTDTVRMTAALTRELLVVPAEVGAKLELPTLIFAQGKYTLLPASYAELNRLARTLTDNPTVAIRLEGHTDNQGRADLNQQLSEDRVQEVKRYLVTRGISEARISTIGYGGSKPRASNAKEETRKLNRRVEFTITKQ from the coding sequence ATGCGTCGTTTCCTGTTTAGCTTTTTCCTCTTGCCCTTGCTGCTGCATGCTACCGGAACGGTGGCGCAGTCAGCCGCTTTTGTTCCCGATGAAAACGCCTGGTACGGCGTAGTAGCCCGCGGTAGTGGCCGCTCCCTGGATATTGCCGGGGCATCGACGGAGGCCGGGGCCGGAGTAGTGCAATGGGAATTTACGCACGCCTCTAGCCAGCAGTGGCGGTTTGTGCGCATCACGCCGGGCGGCGAGTATTTCCGGCTGGAAGCCAAGCACAGCACTAAGTGCCTGACCGTCGAGAAGCCCGATGAAAACGCGGCTCTGGTCCAACGGCCCTGGTCGGGCAGCTTTTATCAGCAGTGGAAGCTCGTGCCGGCCGGGCCCATCGGGAGCTATGAGCTCGTGAGCCGGGGCAATGACAAATGCGCGGCGGTTGCTTCCTCCGATAAGTTTAACGGCACGCCCATTGTCGCGCAGCGCTCGGCTAACCGGGCCACGCAGCAATGGCGGCTGTTTAAGCTCCGCCTCAACCTGGACCCCAGCCAGCCCGGGTTTGGCGCCGCCCAGCCCCTGACCAGCCTGAACACGCCGGGCAACGAGCTGCACCCGGTATTGACGCCGGACGGCAAAACCCTGTACCTGGCCCGCACCAAGTACGCGGGCAACCTGGAAGGCAACACCGACTCGGGAGATATCTGGGTAAGCCAGTCGGCCGACGGGCAAAGCTGGGCCCCGGCCGTACGGCTGGATGCCCTGAACACGCGGCAAAACAACGGCGTAATGTCGGTGGTGGGGCCGCAGGGCGACCTGCTGCTGGTGCGGGGCAGCTACGGGCGCGACGGCAGCTTTCTGGATGAGGGCGCCTCGCTGGTGCCCCGCGACGGAGGTATGAAGGCCAAAGCCACCCGGCCCGCCGTGCTGGACATTGCGAACTACTACTCGGCCGGCGCGGCGACGACCTTTTTCATGTCGGCCGACCAGAAGCTGCTGCTGCTGTCGCTGGAGCGCGGCGACTCGTTCGGGGGCAATGATATTTACGTGAGCCGGGCGCTGACCGATGGCTCGTGGAGCGAACCACAGAGCCTGGGCGGAGTGCTCAACTCGCCCGGCTTTGAGTTTGCGCCCTGGCTGGCGCCCGATGGCCGCACCCTCTACTTTGCCTCGTATGGGCATGCCGGCTACGGCAGCGCCGATATTTTCGTGAGTACCCGCCTGGATGACAGCTGGAGCAAGTGGAGTGAGCCCCGCAACCTGGGGCCCACCCTCAACGGCCCGGGCTTCGACGCTTACTTCATGCTCAGTGCCGACGGCAAGCAGGCCTACTATGCCTCGTCGCGCACCCCCAACGGTCCGGCCGACCTGTTTCGGACGGCGGCCAGCGGGGTAGCGCCCGCCGACACCGTGCGGACGGCCGCCCCCACTGTGGCACAGCGCATGATGCTGACCGGCAAAGTGCTGGATGCCAAGACTCGCACGCCGGTAAAGGCCGAGGTGAAAGCCATCCGGCTGGACAACGACATTGCCTTCAACGCCACGCTGCGCACCGATGCCAGCGGGGTATTTCAGTTTTCGCTGCCGGCCGGGCGCTACCGGCTGTCGGCGGCCAGCCCGGGCTTCCTGGCCAGCACCGACACCGTGCGCATGACGGCCGCCCTTACCCGGGAGCTGCTGGTGGTGCCGGCCGAGGTCGGGGCCAAGCTCGAGTTGCCCACCCTGATTTTTGCGCAGGGCAAATACACCCTGCTGCCGGCGTCTTACGCCGAGCTGAACCGGCTGGCCCGCACCCTGACCGACAACCCCACCGTGGCCATTCGGCTGGAGGGCCACACCGACAACCAGGGCCGGGCCGACCTAAACCAGCAGCTCTCCGAGGACCGCGTGCAGGAGGTGAAGCGCTACCTGGTGACGCGGGGCATCAGTGAGGCCCGCATCAGCACCATTGGCTACGGCGGCAGCAAGCCCCGGGCCAGCAACGCCAAGGAAGAAACCCGCAAGCTGAACCGCCGGGTCGAGTTTACGATAACCAAACAGTAG
- a CDS encoding amidohydrolase family protein — MRFSALFLSLTLLTAAPLLAQVPAPAPAQSKPVLLVGGTLHVGNGTVVPDAAVAFDKGRILYAGTQAGFSQDKAVYEVVDVKGQEIYPGLILPNTTLGLTEVEAIRATVDEREVGLLNPNVRALIAYNTDSDIIPTVRTNGVLLAQVTPRGGMLSGQSSVVQLDAWNWQDAAVKADDGLHLNWPPMVIKLNPTEDPMAVEKRDKARQQQLRDLEQLLSEASAYRALPAGRRENLRLSSLAGLFDGSKTLFIHADYGKEIIEGVRFAKRLGVQKVTVIGARDAWMMLDFLKQNDVAVILSRIHALPRRAGDDYDLPYKLPSLLQQAGVRFCLDYEGDQETAGSRNLAFIAGTAAGHGLTKEQALTAVTLSPARIMGLDKDYGSLEAGKSATLVVSSGDLLDMRTNNVTHAFIDGRAFSMTNKQTYLNQKFRAKYGMKN, encoded by the coding sequence ATGCGTTTTTCCGCATTATTTCTTTCCCTAACCCTGCTCACGGCCGCGCCGCTGCTGGCCCAGGTGCCCGCCCCGGCGCCCGCCCAGAGCAAGCCCGTGCTGCTCGTGGGCGGCACCCTGCACGTGGGCAACGGCACCGTAGTGCCCGACGCCGCCGTGGCCTTCGACAAGGGCCGCATCCTCTACGCCGGAACCCAGGCGGGCTTCAGCCAGGACAAAGCGGTCTACGAGGTAGTCGACGTGAAAGGCCAGGAAATCTACCCCGGCCTGATTCTGCCCAATACGACTCTGGGCCTGACCGAAGTAGAAGCCATCCGGGCCACCGTCGACGAGCGGGAAGTGGGCCTGCTCAACCCCAACGTGCGGGCCCTGATTGCCTACAACACCGATTCCGACATCATCCCGACGGTGCGCACCAACGGCGTGCTGCTGGCCCAGGTGACGCCCCGCGGCGGCATGCTCTCGGGCCAGAGCAGCGTGGTGCAGCTCGACGCCTGGAACTGGCAGGACGCGGCCGTAAAAGCCGACGACGGTCTGCACCTGAACTGGCCGCCGATGGTCATCAAGCTCAACCCGACCGAAGACCCGATGGCCGTGGAAAAGCGCGACAAGGCCCGGCAACAGCAGCTCCGCGACCTGGAGCAACTGCTCTCCGAAGCCTCGGCCTACCGCGCCCTGCCCGCCGGCCGCCGGGAAAACCTGCGCCTCTCGTCCCTGGCCGGCCTCTTCGACGGTTCTAAAACCCTGTTTATTCACGCCGACTACGGTAAGGAAATCATTGAGGGCGTGCGGTTTGCCAAGCGCCTGGGCGTGCAGAAAGTCACCGTCATCGGGGCCCGCGACGCCTGGATGATGCTCGACTTCCTGAAGCAGAACGACGTGGCCGTAATTCTGTCCCGCATTCACGCCCTGCCCCGCCGGGCCGGCGACGATTACGACCTGCCCTACAAGCTACCCAGCCTGTTGCAGCAAGCCGGCGTGCGGTTCTGCCTCGACTACGAGGGCGACCAGGAAACGGCCGGCTCGCGCAATCTGGCCTTTATTGCTGGCACCGCCGCCGGCCACGGCCTCACCAAGGAGCAGGCCCTGACGGCCGTGACGCTCAGCCCGGCCCGCATCATGGGTCTCGATAAGGACTACGGCAGCCTCGAAGCCGGGAAAAGTGCCACGCTCGTGGTCAGCAGCGGCGACTTGCTGGACATGCGCACCAACAACGTGACCCACGCCTTTATCGACGGCCGCGCGTTCAGCATGACCAACAAGCAAACCTACCTGAACCAGAAGTTTCGGGCCAAGTACGGCATGAAGAACTAG
- a CDS encoding FAD-dependent oxidoreductase, which yields MPSPNASQCPFLPGRREFLGRTGLGLAGLLLSPALLHSCAPGSERAHIRGTLRGANHATGHRLRQPNQLPAPSRTLRTDVVIIGGGVAGLSAKRWLHRHGQPEVLLLELDAQVGGNSAAGHNATSAYPWGAHYLPLPDPRNHELLAFLREAGTITGFAPGGLPIYNEYHLCHDPEERLHVQGHWQTGLVPELGVPAPDRAQTARFFALIEELRRAKGQDGRDAFAIPLDQSSADARFRQLDTVSFADYLTRQGFTAPALRWYLDYCCKDDYGTTAAYTSAWAGLHYFASRKGQAHNATSADVLTWPQGNGFLVEALRQQAPAGIVPQTLAYAVEETATGVQVLAYDAARHETIRVEARQALLATPQFVTQRLLRGFAGAPPPRPPLHRAPWVVANLTVDGLPQGPGAPLSWDNVLYGSASVGYVNANQQDLALGTQQKVITYYWPLTDEAPDAARRRAYATTYDQWLQPILADLEKAHTGITARVRQADIWVWGHGMVAPTPGALWHAGRQEAARPLRGKLFFAHTDLSGMSIFEEGFYQGIRAAREMLGSA from the coding sequence ATGCCCTCTCCCAATGCTTCCCAGTGCCCCTTCCTGCCCGGCCGCCGCGAGTTTCTCGGCCGCACGGGGCTGGGTCTGGCCGGGCTGCTGCTGAGCCCCGCGCTGCTGCACTCCTGCGCGCCCGGCTCGGAGCGGGCCCACATCCGGGGCACGCTGCGCGGGGCCAACCACGCCACGGGCCACCGGCTGCGGCAGCCAAACCAGCTGCCCGCGCCCAGCCGCACGCTGCGCACCGACGTGGTTATCATCGGCGGCGGGGTGGCGGGCCTCTCGGCCAAGCGCTGGCTGCACCGCCACGGCCAGCCGGAAGTGCTGCTGCTGGAGCTCGACGCGCAGGTGGGCGGCAACTCGGCCGCGGGCCACAATGCCACCTCGGCCTATCCCTGGGGGGCGCACTACCTGCCCCTGCCCGACCCGCGCAACCATGAGCTGCTGGCGTTTCTGCGCGAGGCGGGCACCATCACCGGCTTTGCCCCCGGCGGCCTGCCCATCTACAACGAGTACCACCTCTGCCACGACCCCGAGGAGCGCCTGCACGTGCAGGGCCACTGGCAAACCGGCCTGGTGCCCGAGCTGGGCGTGCCCGCCCCCGACCGCGCCCAAACCGCCCGTTTCTTCGCCCTGATTGAGGAACTGCGCCGGGCCAAAGGCCAGGACGGGCGCGACGCCTTCGCCATTCCGCTGGATCAGTCGTCGGCCGATGCGCGGTTCCGGCAGCTCGACACCGTTTCCTTTGCCGACTACCTCACCCGCCAGGGCTTCACGGCCCCGGCCCTGCGCTGGTACCTCGACTACTGCTGCAAAGACGACTACGGCACCACGGCGGCTTACACCTCGGCCTGGGCCGGCCTGCACTACTTCGCCTCCCGCAAGGGCCAGGCCCACAATGCTACCAGCGCCGACGTGCTGACCTGGCCCCAGGGCAACGGCTTTCTGGTGGAGGCGCTCCGCCAACAGGCCCCCGCCGGCATCGTCCCCCAGACGCTGGCCTACGCCGTGGAGGAAACCGCCACCGGCGTGCAAGTGCTGGCCTACGACGCGGCCCGGCACGAAACCATCCGGGTGGAGGCCCGGCAGGCCTTGCTGGCGACGCCCCAGTTCGTCACCCAGCGCCTGCTCCGGGGCTTTGCGGGCGCGCCCCCACCCCGGCCGCCGCTGCACCGCGCCCCCTGGGTGGTGGCCAACCTGACCGTGGACGGCCTGCCCCAGGGCCCCGGCGCGCCCCTGAGCTGGGACAACGTGCTCTACGGCAGCGCCTCGGTGGGCTACGTGAATGCCAACCAGCAGGACCTGGCCCTGGGCACCCAGCAGAAAGTCATTACCTACTACTGGCCCCTGACCGACGAAGCCCCCGACGCGGCCCGCCGCCGGGCCTACGCCACCACCTACGACCAGTGGCTGCAACCCATTCTGGCCGACCTGGAAAAAGCCCACACCGGCATTACGGCCCGCGTGCGGCAGGCCGATATCTGGGTGTGGGGCCACGGCATGGTAGCCCCCACGCCCGGCGCGCTGTGGCACGCGGGGCGGCAAGAAGCGGCCCGGCCCCTGCGCGGCAAGCTGTTCTTTGCCCACACCGACCTGAGCGGCATGTCGATTTTTGAGGAAGGCTTTTACCAGGGCATCCGGGCGGCCCGCGAAATGCTGGGCAGCGCATGA
- a CDS encoding hypervirulence associated TUDOR domain-containing protein yields the protein MRKGTQVSWKYGTGTATGKIEETHKESVTRKLQGAEITRHGTPDNPAFVIVQENGDRVLKLQSEVKARLTPGPSPKERRA from the coding sequence ATGCGCAAAGGCACCCAAGTAAGCTGGAAATACGGCACCGGCACGGCCACCGGCAAAATCGAAGAAACCCACAAAGAGTCCGTCACCCGCAAGCTGCAGGGCGCCGAAATTACCCGCCACGGCACCCCCGATAACCCCGCATTCGTCATCGTGCAGGAAAACGGCGACCGGGTGCTCAAGCTCCAAAGCGAAGTGAAGGCACGCCTCACCCCCGGCCCCTCTCCCAAGGAGAGGAGAGCCTGA
- a CDS encoding amidohydrolase family protein — protein MSLFLRQLGLAGGLLLSTAVAAQAQPSTYPRNGVYDQRPGLYAFTHATIFTDYKTRLTDATLVIRDGRVEAVGTGVKIPAGAVVTDLKGRYIYPGFVDLYASYGLPEVKAPERQGRRSGPQFESQKAGAYDWNQAIHPETSAAELFKVNDDQADAYRRLGFGAVLTQQADGIARGTAALVTLNTNRKEQEVVLADRAAAAFSFDKGTSTQDYPSSLMGSIALLRQTYLDADWNQRNPAKEQNLSLRAFNQQRQLPQIFDVRDKQSALRADKVGDEFGVQYILKGRGDEYQRLSDVQATKAPLIVSLNFPDAYNVDDLYDASRISLEELKHWEMAPANAAMLAKAGVPFALSAADLKDKKKFLPNLRKAIQYGLTEEQALRALTATPAELLQLQNQVGSLKAGMVANFLVCSNRLFADDNVLLDNWVQGQRYQLSTVPSDYRGVYTLKIGSQPELKMLVAGKPDAPEMRLVLAPKDTVRGALSVNGELATIVYNPTPKTKGAAVRLSGFYTPETRLFQGDGQLADATSVKWSAQRQEEATRAARRDSIKAPEPVQIGQALFPFVAFGRAQVPQQETVLIKNATVWTSEAAGKLENTDVLLQNGKIQKIGKNLSVPSGGRSIDGTGKHLTPGIIDEHSHLAISEGVNEGTQAVTSEVRIGDVVDAEDVDVYRDLAGGVVAAQLLHGSANPIGGQSALIKMRWGMTAEQMKIEGAPGFIKFALGENVKQSNWGEMNVLRFPQTRMGVEQVFVDAFTRAKEYEQEWKAWNKLGKGKQKKGEAPRRDLELEALVEILNQQRFITCHSYVQSEINMLLNVADRMGFKVNTLTHILEGYKVADKMKAHGVNASTFSDWWAYKNEVRDAIPYNAAIMHDAGLNVAINSDDAEMSRRLNQEAAKTVKYGGLSEEEALKLVTINPAKMLHLDKNMGSIKEGKDADVVLWTDHPLSIYAHPERTFVDGRQMFDVESDARMRQEVEKERLRIVQKMLDAKKAGAPTQGATAKANKHFHCDTMGEDKELDN, from the coding sequence ATGTCCCTATTTCTACGCCAGCTAGGTCTGGCGGGCGGCCTGCTGCTCAGCACGGCGGTGGCCGCCCAGGCCCAGCCCAGCACCTACCCGCGCAACGGCGTGTACGACCAGCGGCCCGGGCTCTACGCCTTTACCCACGCCACCATCTTCACCGACTACAAAACCCGCCTCACCGACGCCACGCTCGTTATCCGGGATGGTAGGGTAGAGGCAGTGGGAACGGGCGTGAAGATTCCGGCCGGCGCGGTAGTTACCGACCTCAAAGGCCGCTACATCTACCCCGGCTTCGTGGATCTGTACGCCAGCTACGGCCTGCCCGAGGTGAAGGCGCCCGAGCGCCAGGGCCGCCGCAGTGGGCCGCAGTTTGAAAGCCAGAAAGCCGGGGCCTACGACTGGAATCAGGCCATTCATCCCGAAACCAGCGCCGCCGAGCTGTTCAAAGTCAACGACGACCAGGCCGACGCTTACCGCCGTCTGGGCTTCGGGGCGGTGCTCACCCAGCAGGCCGACGGCATAGCCCGCGGTACCGCCGCCCTGGTCACGCTCAATACCAACCGCAAGGAGCAGGAAGTAGTGCTGGCCGACCGCGCCGCCGCCGCCTTTTCCTTTGACAAAGGCACCAGCACCCAGGACTACCCCAGCTCCCTGATGGGCAGCATCGCCCTGCTGCGCCAAACTTACCTCGACGCCGACTGGAACCAGCGCAACCCGGCCAAGGAGCAAAACCTGTCGCTCAGGGCCTTCAACCAGCAGCGCCAGCTCCCGCAGATTTTCGACGTGCGCGACAAGCAGTCGGCGTTGCGGGCCGATAAGGTCGGTGACGAGTTTGGGGTGCAGTACATTCTCAAAGGCCGCGGCGACGAGTACCAGCGCCTCTCCGACGTGCAGGCTACCAAGGCCCCGCTCATCGTCAGCCTCAACTTCCCCGACGCCTATAATGTAGATGACCTCTACGACGCGTCGCGCATTTCCCTGGAGGAGCTCAAGCACTGGGAAATGGCCCCGGCCAACGCGGCCATGCTGGCCAAAGCGGGCGTGCCTTTTGCCCTGTCGGCCGCCGACTTGAAGGACAAGAAGAAGTTCTTGCCCAACCTGCGCAAGGCCATTCAGTACGGCCTGACCGAGGAGCAGGCCCTGCGCGCCCTTACCGCCACGCCAGCCGAGCTGCTTCAACTGCAGAACCAGGTGGGCAGCCTTAAAGCGGGCATGGTGGCCAACTTCCTGGTGTGCTCTAACCGCCTCTTTGCCGACGACAACGTGCTGCTCGACAACTGGGTGCAGGGCCAGCGCTACCAGCTCAGCACCGTGCCCAGCGACTACCGCGGCGTGTACACGCTTAAAATCGGCAGCCAGCCCGAGCTGAAAATGCTGGTGGCCGGCAAGCCCGACGCCCCCGAAATGCGCCTCGTGCTGGCCCCCAAGGACACCGTGCGCGGCGCGCTGTCGGTGAATGGGGAGCTGGCCACGATTGTGTATAACCCCACGCCCAAAACCAAGGGCGCGGCCGTGCGCCTGAGTGGCTTCTACACGCCCGAAACCCGCCTGTTTCAGGGCGACGGGCAGCTCGCCGACGCCACAAGCGTGAAGTGGAGCGCCCAGCGCCAGGAGGAAGCCACCCGCGCCGCCCGCCGCGACTCGATCAAAGCGCCCGAGCCCGTGCAGATCGGGCAGGCGTTGTTTCCCTTTGTGGCTTTCGGCCGCGCCCAGGTGCCCCAGCAGGAAACGGTGCTCATCAAGAATGCCACCGTGTGGACCAGTGAGGCCGCCGGCAAGCTCGAAAACACCGACGTGCTGCTGCAAAACGGCAAAATCCAGAAGATCGGCAAAAACCTGAGCGTGCCCAGCGGGGGCCGCAGCATCGACGGGACCGGCAAGCACCTCACGCCCGGCATCATCGACGAGCACTCCCACCTGGCCATCAGTGAGGGCGTGAACGAAGGCACCCAGGCCGTGACCAGCGAAGTACGCATCGGCGACGTGGTCGATGCCGAGGACGTGGACGTGTACCGCGACCTGGCCGGCGGCGTGGTGGCTGCCCAGCTGCTGCACGGCTCGGCCAACCCCATCGGCGGGCAGTCGGCCCTGATCAAGATGCGCTGGGGCATGACGGCCGAGCAGATGAAAATCGAGGGCGCGCCGGGCTTCATCAAGTTTGCCCTGGGCGAAAACGTGAAGCAAAGCAACTGGGGCGAGATGAACGTGCTGCGCTTCCCCCAGACCCGCATGGGCGTGGAGCAGGTGTTCGTGGATGCTTTCACCCGGGCCAAGGAGTACGAGCAGGAGTGGAAAGCCTGGAACAAGCTCGGCAAGGGCAAGCAGAAGAAAGGGGAGGCTCCGCGCCGCGACCTGGAACTCGAAGCCCTGGTTGAAATCCTCAACCAGCAGCGCTTCATCACCTGCCACAGCTACGTGCAGAGCGAAATCAACATGCTGCTGAACGTGGCCGACCGGATGGGCTTCAAGGTCAACACCCTGACCCACATTCTGGAAGGCTACAAGGTGGCCGACAAGATGAAGGCCCACGGCGTGAATGCCAGTACCTTCTCCGACTGGTGGGCCTACAAAAACGAGGTGCGCGACGCAATTCCCTACAACGCGGCCATCATGCACGACGCGGGCCTGAACGTGGCCATCAACTCGGACGACGCCGAAATGAGCCGCCGCCTCAACCAGGAAGCGGCCAAAACGGTGAAGTACGGCGGCCTCTCGGAAGAGGAAGCCCTGAAGCTGGTGACCATCAACCCGGCCAAAATGCTGCACTTGGACAAGAACATGGGTAGCATCAAGGAAGGTAAGGACGCCGACGTGGTGCTCTGGACCGACCACCCGCTGAGTATCTACGCCCACCCCGAGCGCACTTTCGTGGATGGCCGCCAGATGTTCGACGTGGAATCGGACGCCCGGATGCGCCAGGAAGTGGAAAAGGAGCGGCTGCGCATCGTGCAGAAAATGCTGGACGCCAAGAAAGCCGGCGCGCCCACGCAGGGGGCCACGGCCAAGGCCAACAAGCACTTCCACTGCGACACGATGGGCGAAGACAAGGAACTGGACAACTAA